From Coffea arabica cultivar ET-39 chromosome 2e, Coffea Arabica ET-39 HiFi, whole genome shotgun sequence, the proteins below share one genomic window:
- the LOC140036582 gene encoding uncharacterized protein, with translation MEKGKQVGSSSSSFTMDLFGPKEPSKSSSSSTGLFGSVFGPSSTGLGKDSAHSGRKQDFGSQYGTARNGTSDYINQKSRADTKEKSSIYQSETSEPCYFSSSIYYGGQEVYSPTGQNTNSQHVFRRDGEDDDSNDNNPSSASRGNWWQGSLYY, from the exons ATGGAGAAGGGAAAGCAAGTGGGTAGTTCATCTTCATCCTTTACTATGGATCTATTTGGTCCCAAGGAGCCATCCAAATCTTCCTCTTCATCCACTGGGCTCTTTGGATCTGTATTTGGGCCGTCCTCCACG GGGCTTGGGAAGGACTCCGCTCATTCTGGAAGAAAGCAGGATTTTGGGAGTCAATATGGCACTGCCAGGAATGGAACTTCAG ATTACATAAATCAGAAGAGCAGGGCGGACACTAAGGAAAAGAGTTCCATTTATCAAAGTGAAACTTCAGAACCGTGCTACTTCAGCTCATCAATCTACTATGGTGGGCAAGAAGTTTATTCTCCAACTGGCCAGAACACTAATTCTCAGCATGTC TTCAGGAGAGATGGGGAAGATGATGATTCAAATGATAACAATCCGAGTTCTGCATCCAGAGGAAATTGGTGGCAGG GGTCACTTTACTACTAG
- the LOC113730430 gene encoding uncharacterized protein, with protein sequence MKTTMKYVFALGFLVVLGISCLNGADGAGECGRSSPGMEAMKLIPCAEAAQDANAPVSSGCCAQVKKLGQNPKCLCAVMLSDTAKNSGVKPEIAVTIPKRCNLADRPVGYKCGAYTLP encoded by the exons ATGAAGACTACAATGAAGTACGTTTTTGCTCTGGGGTTCCTTGTGGTTCTGGGGATTTCCTGCTTGAATGGAGCAGATGGAGCTGGAGAATGTGGAAGATCTTCTCCAGGCATGGAAGCTATGAAGCTGATTCCTTGTGCAGAGGCAGCACAAGATGCAAATGCTCCAGTTTCTAGCGGCTGCTGTGCTCAGGTGAAGAAGCTGGGCCAGAATCCAAAATGCCTCTGCGCTGTGATGCTCTCTGACACGGCTAAAAATTCTGGGGTCAAGCCAGAAATTGCCGTAACCATTCCCAAACGCTGCAATCTGGCTGATCGTCCTGTGGGCTACAAATGCGGGG CTTACACATTGCCTTGA